In Daucus carota subsp. sativus chromosome 4, DH1 v3.0, whole genome shotgun sequence, one DNA window encodes the following:
- the LOC108216351 gene encoding uncharacterized protein LOC108216351 has translation MAATSVAAASSMASLRNAADHPLLSSRLRFSRIFPAVKYAPRFLAMAPQKKVNKYDKNWSKQWFGAGLFYEGSEQVEVDVFKKLEKQKVLSNVEKAGLLSKAEELGVTLSSIEKLGLLSKAEDLGLLSLVETFAGASPAALASAALPAFALAILAIVVIPDDSTALVVLQDVLAASLGVGAVGLFVGSLVLEGLQEAD, from the exons ATGGCTGCAACATCAGTGGCAGCTGCCTCTTCCATGGCTTCTCTTAGAAATGCTGCAGACCACCCTCTGCTTTCTTCAAGGTTGCGGTTCAGTCGCATATTTCCTGCAGTTAAATATGCTCCAAGATTTCTTGCCATGGCACCCCAAAAGAAG GTAAACAAATATGATAAGAACTGGAGCAAGCAATGGTTTGGGGCAGGACTTTTTTACGAAGGCAGTGAGCAAGTTGAAGTGGATGTCTTCAAGAAACTAGAGAAGCAGAAAGTCCTCAGCAACGTTGAGAAGGCAGGTCTGCTATCAAAAGCTGAGGAACTAGGAGTCACTCTATCATCTATTGAGAAGTTGGGACTGCTGTCTAAAGCCGAGGACCTTGGACTACTGAGCTTGGTGGAAACTTTTGCAGGCGCCTCACCTGCAGCCTTGGCCTCAGCTGCGCTGCCAGCTTTTGCACTAGCCATTCTTGCCATTGTAGTAATACCGGATGATTCTACTGCTCTTGTAGTATTACAGGATGTCCTCGCAGCATCTCTTGGAGTGGGGGCAGTTGGTTTGTTTGTTGGCTCACTGGTTTTAGAAGGACTGCAAGAGGCGGATTAA